AGAGCGCCCTGCCGAGGTGCCGCGTCGCCCGCAGGATCTCGTTGCGCCCCGATGCTGCGGGGCAGTCTTCTTTCCAGGCGCGGCCGTTCCGGCGGATGGGTATGACGGCATCCGCGCCGCGCGCGATGATGGCAGTGGGGCATCGCCGCCTGTCGTATGCGCCGTCCGCGGTGACGGTGGCACTCTCTTCATCCTCGGGAATGTGCGACAGCAGGTCGGGCAGCAGGGGGCTGTCGCCCTGGCGGCTCGAGGTGAACTCGACCGCGCGTATGTCGCAGGTTTGCGTGTCCATGGCGATGTGGACCTTGCGCATTGCCTGCGACGCGACGGACCATACTTGCGGGCCAGCCATTCGCCATCGCCACGGAACTCGATACCGGTGCTGTCGACAAGGAGGGTCAAGGGCTTGCCCGAACGGCGATACGGGACCTGCACCCCGATCCGCGCCTGGCGTCGGCACAGCGTCGAATAGTCCGGCACCGGCCAGTCGAGCCCAGCCATCCGGATCAGGCTCTCGACCGGCCCAACCGTTTGCCGAAGCGGAAGGCCGAAGAGCACTTTCAGCGTGAGACAGACCTGGACCGCCGCATCAGAGAACGTCTCGGGCCGCCCCCGCTTGCCGGTCTTTCCAGCCTGCCAGACTCTGCCGGGATCAAACCAGACCGAGAGCGCCCCCCGCTGGCGGAGCGCGGCGTTGTATTCGGACCAGTTCGTCGTGAGATAGCGGGTGGGAGAGGGCTTCGGCATGGCATCGATCTAAAGCACGGGATGCGCGCAATGAATCCTCCTTACCGCTTTGTGCAACAAGCCCCCGGGACTGGCTGCCGCTGTAGCTGGTCTCGGGACCGGCCAGCGCCCAGGTGCCGAAGGGCGCGCGCATCGCCACCGGATCGCCCGGGGCGATGGGGCGGCGCAGCCGGGGCCAGAGCGTGACGCTCTGCCGGAAGGCGGGGGTGGGGGCCTCGGTCCCGGTCACGATATGCAGATGGCGGCCGAGGGTCAGGTAATCGCCCGGCAGCGCCCGGTCGCCCGCCCTGGCGAGCTGCAGCACCAGCGCCTGCGCCCGGGCATTGGCCGCGACCGCGACGACAGGATCGGCCGAGATCGCGCCATGGGGGCCTTCGTAATCGACCGGCCCCATCTCGAAGGTCCCGGCCATCCCGTTCAGGCCCGCCAGCCAGGCTTCGGTCGCGGCATTCTCGGCCGCCGAGACATGGGTCAGGGTCAGCTCGGCCGCCCACATGCCGCCCATGAAGTCATAGGCGGTCTGCGCAAAACTGTAGGGGCTCTGCACCCGCAGGCTGCTGGTGATCCGGGTCAGGGTGAAGGCGGCGACCCGCACGCTCTTCGGTGGAAAGGCCATCAGCTCGCCCCTCCCGCCCGGGCCATCCGCTTGCGGCGGTCATAGATCTCCGAGGCCTGGCGTCGGCTTTCCGCCCGCACGGCGGCCGCGATCTGTTCCGGGCTGGCATTGGAGCCCTGCACGCTCACATAGACGTCGCCGCCCCGGACCGCGCCGAAGCCGCCGAAGCCGCCGCTGTCGCGGGTATGGTCGATCACGCTTTCATTGGGGTGCAGCATGGCCAGAAACCCACCCTTGCCGTCGAGCCCGCCCGCGCGCGGCCCGAGGGGCGTGCGCCCGCCGCCGTCAAACGACCCGGCCTCCATCACCTTGCCGATCAGATCCCCGATGGGCTTGACCGTCCCGCCGCCGCCGCTTGCGCGGCCGCCGAAGAGCCCCGAGAACAGCCCGTCGAACATGGAGCCCAGAGCGTCCGAGAGCGGGCTCATCGCGCGGTCGAGCAGCTCGCCGACACCGATGACCAGCGCGCCGAACCCGGTGCGCATCAGGGCCGCCCGGGTCAGCAGCAGCTTGGCGTTCAGCGTCACCACCGAGGCCGCGGCCAGCGACATGCTGGTGACGAACCGCCCCGCCAGGAAGGACGCGAATGTGCCGGCATAGGACATGAGCCGGCCGATGGTCCCGGACATGACCTGGAACGTGCCGCTCACGCTGGCGCCCAGCCCGTCCAGCATCGCGCGCAGCGGCGTGCCCTCGCGCAACAGGTCGGTGAAGCCCGTGGCCAGCGCGGTGATCGCCGGGGCCATGCTGGCCGCGACCTGGTTGCCGACCCCGCGCATGACCACGCCCAGCGTCGACATGGCATCGTTGGCGGCCTCGATATTGTCGGCCTGCAGCTCCGACAGCGCGACCCCGAACTGATCGACATCGCGGGCCGCCTGGCTGAGCGTCGCGCTGTCCAGCCGGGTGATGGCGGCATAGGCCCGGTCGCCATAGAGCGCGGCCGCGACCGCAGCCTTCTTCGCCGGATCCTCCAGCCCGGCAATGGCGCCGTTGATCCTGTCGAAGCGCTGATCGAGATCGAGACCGAGCAGGTCCCGGGCCTCCAGGCCCAGGGCCCGCAGCGCCTTCACCGCCGGGCCCGCGCCGGACGAGGCCTCCGAGAGGCGCTTGTTCAGCGCCAGCGCGGCCTGCTGCAGCTGGGACATCGGCACGCCGGACAGATCGGCGGCGCGGCCCAGCAGCTGCACCGATCTGGTCGAGGTCTCGAGGGACTGCGCCAGCTTGGCCTGCGCATCGACCATCTCGAAGCTCGACCTGGCCGCGGCCGCGACGGCCGCCCCGATCCCAAGCGCCCGGGACCAATGGCGGCTCGATGCCTCACCGTGGCGCTGTCGTGACGACCTTGGTCCAGAGGCGTCCTGCCATGCCCTTGGATGGATCGCCCCCACACAATGGGATCAGACAGCCGGTCCGGCGCCTGATCCTTCCTCAGACGCCGGACTTCTCTGCCTCACCAGAGGGCACCTTGCGGCGCGTGGGGGGCCTACCAGGTGACTTCGGTTCCCAGCCAGTAGCTGCGGCCTTCGACCCAGGGGTGCATATCTGTCGAGCCGCCCAGGCTCTTGTTCAGCAGGTTCGCCACCTTGAGCTTGAGATGGACGTCGCGACCGGCCGCGGAATAGACGCGCGCCTGCGCCGACAGGTTCAGCCGCGCATAGGTCTTGAAGCGGTAGTCCTCGTAGACGCTGTGCGGGCGCGAGCCGTAGACCGGGTTGACATGGGTCTCGTCTTCATCGGTGTCGCGCACCCCTTCATATCCGAAATTGATATCGGCCCCCAGCCCCAGACCGTAGCGGCCCCGGTCCCAACTGGTCTGCACCTCGACCGCGGCGCGCACAGGGATGTCGTAATTGCCCGTCAACTGGTCGAACTGCTCGTTGGTATAGGATTTGTCGTTGTACCAGATCAGGTCGATCTCGTTCAGCTCGTCCGAGGCGTTGTAATAGCCGCTGGACGAGGTCTCGCGGTCGGCCACCACCCCGCTGACGCGCAGCCCGACGCTGTCGAGGAGGCGCGGCCCCGGCCGGTCCCAGACCCGGGCATATTCCAGTGTGGCCGAGCGGTAGCGGTTCCAGCCATCGTTGGTCAGTACGTTGTCGGGATAGGTTCCGCCGGACGGGACCGAGGAATGGGCGAACTGGTCGCGTCCGTGCCGGTTCAGAAGTGTCATCCGCCAGGTGCCGCCGGTCCAGGGATCCGCCGCGGTCAGCCCCAGCGCCACCTCGTCGGTATAGGGCGTCTTCAGCCCCTGCTGGGTATAGCGGTATTCCCCGAAATCGTAGGGGACCGGGTCCATGGTCGGCACGGGGCGCGTTTCGTTGATGCCGCGGGGCGTCTTGTCGTGGATCGCATAGGCCATGTAGTCGTCGGAGTAATAGCGGTTCAGCCCGAGATCCGCGCGCACCGTGTCCGACAGCCTGTAGCCCAGCGACAGGCGCGGCGCGATATCGGTGTTGTCCATCACGTCGTTTCGGTCCAGCCGCAGCCCGGCGCGCAGATCGAAGCGTTCCCAACTCCTTTCCCATTCCAGGAAGGTTTCGTATTTCATCGCGTCCACCTCCAGCGCATAGGCCGGATAGATCACGCGGACGAACCAGAACTGGTCGGCATTGCAGAACAGGTCTCCGGGCGGGCAGATGCCAAGCGTGTTGGGCATGAACGCCGCATAGGCCGTCGTGTCGCTCAGCCGCGCGCGTTTCGCCTGGGACTTGATCACCGAGGCGCCGAAGTTCAGCCGCCCGCCTGCCAGGTCGCGGCTCAGGTCCAGATCGGCATGCAGCGTCTTGTCGTCATAGCGCTTGTTGCCGGTGAACCCGCCCTCCATGCACGAGACATAGCCCGTGGTCAGCGGCGAGACGTTGCACCAGTCGAGCGCACCGTCGTAAAGCGTGTCGTCAGTATTGCGGCCGATCCAGTTGGCGTAGTAATCCACGTTGCTGTCATTGGCGACCTTGTTGCGCGAATAGGTCAGCCTTGCGCTCAGATCCCAGGCGCCGAAGATGTTGGCGTATTCCCCGCTCAGCGTCCGTCCGCTGGTCTTCGTGTCGAGCTGATAGCCATAGCTGTAGTTCGATTGCCATTCCTGCTCGTATTCGGTGGCGGCGCCTGACAGCTTGAACACGCCGCCATCCTGCAGTTCGTGGCGCAGAACGACCCGGCCGAAATCGCTGCTCGACTCCGACTCCACACGGTCGCCGATATACTGATGGCCGATGGGTTTGCGTCCCCAGGCGGTGTTGCGGCTGAACGACAGCAGGACGGATGTGGTATCGGTCAGCGGCGTCTCGTATTCGACACCCACCTCCTTGCGGGTCCATTCCGGCTTGGCCCGGTTCAGCGGGTTGGTGCCGCTTTCGGTTTCCAGGTTGTATGTCGTCAGATCGTCGCTGGAAAATCCGAAGCTCAGCAGGCCCCGGCTTTCGCCAGTGGGCTCGCGCAGAAGGTAATTCACCACGCCGCCCTGAAAGCCGCCATATCGCGCCGAGACGTTTGAGGTCTGAACCTCGACGCCGTCGATGAAGGCTTCGGGCACATACTGGGTCTGCGGGTGCAGGCCGTAGATCGTATCGATGCCGGTGCTGCCCGTGTTCTTGTCCAGGGATCCGACGGCGAAGGGTTCGGCGGCAACGATGCTGTTGATGCCGATCCCGTTTATCATGATGTTGTTCTCGGTGACTGCAGCCCCTGAAATCGAAAGCTTGGACGGCTGCAGGTCCAGCATGCTGTCCGAACTGACCCCGTTATCCGACACCCCGCCGACGGTGCGCTGGGTCTCGTTCTGCACATTGGGCAGGGTCGCTATGGCTTCGTTCACATCCCCCGAGGTGTCGCCGAAAGTATCGGTATCCTCCCGGTCCATGGTGAGCGGAGCAAGCGCGCCCCAGTCTATCTCTTCTTCAAGATAGATGATCCCCAACCTGGCATCTTCATCGGCCAGCGCCGGCAGACTGCCGGACAAGATAGTTGTGGCAAGCACCAAGCCCTGCCGCCTGCAAAACGTCATTCCGCACCCCTTACATTGCAAAGAGCTGGCGGTGGGCTGGCGAGTCGCCAAAAATACTGCCCTACTTTTTTTGTCAAGTATCTGGGCCTTTGTTAGCGAGGCAGGTTGACACCCGGCTGGAGCTGTAAGAAGCACAGGTCAGCACGATCCCAGCCCGCGCCAGGCGAGGTGCTGACCCTCCATCTCAGGCAGGAGATCGTCATGCGCGTTCTTGCAGTCCTGGCGGCGCTGGCAGCGGCGACGCCTTCCTTGGCCATTGAAGCCAATACCCAACCGACACCCGGCATCCTGATCGGCGACCGTCTTCTGAACGTCGCCACCCATCTGGGAATAGTGCCGCAGGCCTATTCGATCCGACAGACCGATTCAGCCTTGGACACGCTCCTCGAAAGCGCGGGCAGCCTCCCGCTTGGCACCCCGGCTCATATGGTCGACGAAAACCCCTGCGCGATCCTCGTGGCGCTGCTCGAGACCGAGGCGCCGCGGATCGTGGTCGAGAGCTCCGACCCATTCGATGTCACCGATCCCGCACAGGATCCACAGCGTCTGATGCCGCTGATCACGCAGGCCGACCTGGTCGAGCATATGGGGACCGCGATCGAGACCGTCGATTTCACGATCGGCGCGGACCTTGCGATCTTTCAGATCGGCGAAATGTTCGGGCGCAGCGCCGAGGCCGCCGCTCTTCTTGACGAACGTGAGGCCCGGATTGCCTCGGTCGAGGCGCTGCTGCCTCTTGACCGACCGATGCGGGCGACGGTGCTGCATGGTGCCGATGGCGGGGATATGGCCGTGACGGTGGAACGTCCGGGCGGTCCGACCGATCTCGCCCTTCTTGACCGCATCGGCGTCGAAACGGTCGGCGCCCCGACAGCGGTGCCCGATGCCGGCGGCGCCCCCATGCGCGTCGACTGGCATGCGATCGCTGCGGCCGAGCCGGATGTCATCGTCGCAACCGGCGATGCCGACCAGGTTCGCGCGGCGCTGCGGCGTGCAACAGCCGCAGTGCCGGCCCTCGCAGGCATCCCGGCCGTCGCAGCCGATGCCATCCTGCCTCTGCCCGCCTATTCCGACATGGATGTGGTCGGCTATCCCTACACGCTGGAAGCCTGGACCCGAGCGTTTTCCGAGATTGCGATGGCTGCGGTCTCTGTCCCCGCGGCGTCCCGATGACCTTGGGCCGCAGGGTGCCGACCCCCGACCCATCGCCTTGCCTCCCTGCTGTCGATACCCGTGAGGCGCCCCCGCATTCGGATCGCGGTCGCGTCCAGAACGGGTTTGGTCTCGGCAACACGGCCCTTGCTCGGCCCGCCATGTTTCGATCACCACGCGGGCCTCGGCGAGTGTGTAGAATATTTCGCCATTCAGGAGGTCGTCGCGGAGTTTCGAATTGAATGACCTTCCCGCCGCGAATTCCCATCACCGCAATGTAGAGGCTGCACCAACTTGCTCTGCTCCCCAATCACGGATCGCCTCCGGCTGGAGTTTCCGGCTGTGTGACCTGCCACGGGCTTTTCCCTCCACCGCCGATTAAGAGTCCGCCTCAACCTGAGGACGGACAATGAAGCAAACAAGGGTCACGGACGAGCAGATCATCGGCATTCTGACCGAGCACGAGGCTGGTACGACGTGCGCGGACCTGTGCCGCAGTTCAAGCGTCGAGCAAACGGTCCGGGGGACCGTTTGTAGCGTCGAACGGTATCTCGGAAGGCACCTTCTACAACTGTAAAGCCAAGTTCGGCGGCATGACGGTGTCGGAGGCGAAGCGGCTGAAGGCGCTCGATGATGAGAACGGGAAGCTGAAAAAGCTGCTGGCCGAGCAGATGCTCGATCTCGCCGCGAGGAAGGGGCTGGTTTCAAAGTGAAGGCATGAACGCCATCGGTTCGATGGAATGCCTGAACGATGACGCCTGTCGTGAAGCGCGAGGCGGTCGCGCATCTGAAGGCCCTTTTCGGGCTGTCAGAACGGCGGGCGTGCCGGGTTGTCGGCGCGGATCGCAAGATGGTCCGCTACGAAGAGCGATGCGATCAGAAGGGAGGGTTGGCGGCAGGCCTGCCGCCGCCTCTGACCGCCGCCAATCGGGCGGAGAAGCGTATTTTTTGGCGGAACTGAACGATCAGGGGCTGTCTTGGCCGGAGGGGCTCACTGGACCTCAGGCGGTCAGCACTCCGGTCAGCCCCTCCAGCATTGCGAGGCATTGTGCCAGTTGGTCGCGGGTGACGTATTCGTCGGGCTTGTGGGCCTGGGCGATGGCGCCGGGGCCGCAGACGGCGGCGGCGCAGCCGAGGCTCTGGAACAGCCCGGCCTCGGTCGAGAACGGCACCGTCTCGGCGCGGGGCTGCCCGGTGAGCTCGGACAGGAGCGCGCGCGCGGCATTCTCGGTGAGGGGCTCGAGCCCGACCACCTCGCCGATCACATGGGTCAGGATGCTGGCCTCGGGGGCAACCGCGCGCATGGCGGGCAGAAGCTCGGCCACATGGCGGGCCATCGCCTCCTTGACGAAGCCGATATCGTCCGAGCGCACCGGCCGCATTTCCCAGGCCACCTCGGCCTTGCCGGGGATCACGTTATGGACCTGCCCGCCCGAGATCCGGCCGAGATTGACCGTGGTCCAGGGCGGCTCGAACGGGCTGTCCTCCGGTGCGCGGGTCTTGAGCTCTTCGGCCAGCCGCATCAGCCGGGTGACGTAGCGCACGGCGGCCTCGGCCGCGTTCACGCCCGCATCGGGGTTCGAGCCGTGGCCCTCGCGGCCGTGGAATTCGACGGTGTATTCGCAGCAGCCCTTATGGGCCTCGACGATGCGCATCTCGGTCGGCTCGCCGATCAGCGCGATGGCGGGGCGCAGCCCGCGGGCGGACAGCTCGGCCACCAGCGCCTGACCGCCCAGGCAGCCGACCTCCTCGTCATGGGTGAAGGCGAAATGGAGCGGGCGGGTGAGCTCGAGCCCGGCATAGACCGGCGCCATGGCAAGGCAGGCGGCGATGAACCCCTTCATGTCGCAGGTGCCGCGCCCGTAAAGCCGCCCACCGGCCTCGTGCAGGGCGAAGGGGTCGGTCGACCAGTCCTGATCGGCGACCGGCACCACGTCGGTATGGCCCGACAACACGATCCCGCCATCGGTGTTGCGCGGCCCCAGCGTCGCGAAAAGATTCGCCTTGTGCCCGGTCGCGTCGTGAAACAGATCGACCCGCGCGCCCAGATCGCCCAGCAGCGCGGCGATATGAACGATCATTTCAAGGTTCGACTCCGACGACACGGTGGGAAAGGCCACCAGATCGGCGAGGATCGCGCAGGTGTCATCGAGCCGGGTCATCAGGATTTCACATAGAGCTTGCGGGGGCGGTTGCACAGGGTCTCGGCCGGGCCCTCCTCGCGGATCAGGATGGATTCTGTGATCTCGAGCCCCCAGTTCTCCATCCAGAGGCCGGGCATGAAATGGAAGGTCATGCCTTCCTCCAGCACGGTGTCGTCCTCCTCGCGCAGCGAGATCGTGCGTTCGCCCCAATCGGGCGGATAGCTGAGCCCGACCGGA
The genomic region above belongs to Rhodovulum sulfidophilum DSM 1374 and contains:
- a CDS encoding TonB-dependent receptor plug domain-containing protein, which translates into the protein MGIIYLEEEIDWGALAPLTMDREDTDTFGDTSGDVNEAIATLPNVQNETQRTVGGVSDNGVSSDSMLDLQPSKLSISGAAVTENNIMINGIGINSIVAAEPFAVGSLDKNTGSTGIDTIYGLHPQTQYVPEAFIDGVEVQTSNVSARYGGFQGGVVNYLLREPTGESRGLLSFGFSSDDLTTYNLETESGTNPLNRAKPEWTRKEVGVEYETPLTDTTSVLLSFSRNTAWGRKPIGHQYIGDRVESESSSDFGRVVLRHELQDGGVFKLSGAATEYEQEWQSNYSYGYQLDTKTSGRTLSGEYANIFGAWDLSARLTYSRNKVANDSNVDYYANWIGRNTDDTLYDGALDWCNVSPLTTGYVSCMEGGFTGNKRYDDKTLHADLDLSRDLAGGRLNFGASVIKSQAKRARLSDTTAYAAFMPNTLGICPPGDLFCNADQFWFVRVIYPAYALEVDAMKYETFLEWERSWERFDLRAGLRLDRNDVMDNTDIAPRLSLGYRLSDTVRADLGLNRYYSDDYMAYAIHDKTPRGINETRPVPTMDPVPYDFGEYRYTQQGLKTPYTDEVALGLTAADPWTGGTWRMTLLNRHGRDQFAHSSVPSGGTYPDNVLTNDGWNRYRSATLEYARVWDRPGPRLLDSVGLRVSGVVADRETSSSGYYNASDELNEIDLIWYNDKSYTNEQFDQLTGNYDIPVRAAVEVQTSWDRGRYGLGLGADINFGYEGVRDTDEDETHVNPVYGSRPHSVYEDYRFKTYARLNLSAQARVYSAAGRDVHLKLKVANLLNKSLGGSTDMHPWVEGRSYWLGTEVTW
- a CDS encoding ABC transporter substrate-binding protein, giving the protein MTPGWSCKKHRSARSQPAPGEVLTLHLRQEIVMRVLAVLAALAAATPSLAIEANTQPTPGILIGDRLLNVATHLGIVPQAYSIRQTDSALDTLLESAGSLPLGTPAHMVDENPCAILVALLETEAPRIVVESSDPFDVTDPAQDPQRLMPLITQADLVEHMGTAIETVDFTIGADLAIFQIGEMFGRSAEAAALLDEREARIASVEALLPLDRPMRATVLHGADGGDMAVTVERPGGPTDLALLDRIGVETVGAPTAVPDAGGAPMRVDWHAIAAAEPDVIVATGDADQVRAALRRATAAVPALAGIPAVAADAILPLPAYSDMDVVGYPYTLEAWTRAFSEIAMAAVSVPAASR
- the argE gene encoding acetylornithine deacetylase translates to MTRLDDTCAILADLVAFPTVSSESNLEMIVHIAALLGDLGARVDLFHDATGHKANLFATLGPRNTDGGIVLSGHTDVVPVADQDWSTDPFALHEAGGRLYGRGTCDMKGFIAACLAMAPVYAGLELTRPLHFAFTHDEEVGCLGGQALVAELSARGLRPAIALIGEPTEMRIVEAHKGCCEYTVEFHGREGHGSNPDAGVNAAEAAVRYVTRLMRLAEELKTRAPEDSPFEPPWTTVNLGRISGGQVHNVIPGKAEVAWEMRPVRSDDIGFVKEAMARHVAELLPAMRAVAPEASILTHVIGEVVGLEPLTENAARALLSELTGQPRAETVPFSTEAGLFQSLGCAAAVCGPGAIAQAHKPDEYVTRDQLAQCLAMLEGLTGVLTA